One Helianthus annuus cultivar XRQ/B chromosome 12, HanXRQr2.0-SUNRISE, whole genome shotgun sequence genomic region harbors:
- the LOC110872624 gene encoding ER membrane protein complex subunit 1 isoform X1, whose product MAMAIKLSLILLLCLSSLLAPSFSLFEDQVGLMDWHQRYIGKVKHAVFHTQKAGRKRVLVSTEENVIASLDLRRGEIFWRHVLGPNDVVDKIDIALGKYVITLSSEGSILRAWNLPDGQMVWESFLSGSKYSKALLTVPSNLKVDLDSPIFVYSGGCLHAISSIDGEYLWKKDFAIESSVDVHQLILSGGSDVVHAVGVTDSSQFDTYEIDVKNGGLLKHTSASFPGGVYGEILPVSGDRFVVLDASRSVVLLITVNNGATHLQQTHVSDLIHGSSENTVILPSKLSGIFSLRTDSCIVFVKVTDEGKLNVMEKVDKTVVVSDALALSEGEQAFALVQQGDSKIELSVRLVHDMSSNHLKETVKMDHERGFVHKIFINNYVRTDRSHGFRALIVMEDHSLLLLQQGEIVWTRDDGLASVIDVTTSELPVEKIGVSVAKVEHSLFEWLKGHMLKLKGTLMLATPDEVAAIQQIRLQSSQKNKMTRDHNGFRKLLILLTRAGKLYALHTGNGRVVWSTLLQSLRTTSQQQCAGLKLRQWQVPHHHALDNNPSVLVVGRCGLSLTSPSALSIVDAYTGKELQNLGPAEHSTVQVITLPFRDSTEQQLHLLIDADKRAHLYPTTPEAASIFQRESENVYWYSVESEAGILRGYGVKKTHSSEYSFEARNLWSIVFPAESEKIIATVTRKPNEVVHTQAKVIADEDVMYKYISKNMVFVATVSPKASGPIGSATPDESVLVVYLIDTVTGRILHRMTHLGSQGPVHAVLSENWVVYHYFNLRAHRYEMSVIEIYDQSRAENKDVLKLIVGKHNLTTPVSSYSRPEVTTKSQSYFFTHSVKAISVSSTAKGITSKHLLIGTIGDQVLALDKRFVDPRRSLNPTQAEKEEGLLPLTDALPIIPQSYVTHAFKVEGLRGIETIPAKLESTSLVFAYGVDLFYTRIAPSKTYDSLTEDFNYALLLLTIVALVIAIFVTWVLSERKDLQDKWR is encoded by the exons ATGGCTATGGCGATCAAGCTTTCTCTGATTCTTCTCCTCTGCCTATCCTCCTTATTAGCACCTTCCTTCTCTCTCTTCGAAGATCAAGTCGGACTCATGGACTG GCATCAACGCTACATAGGCAAAGTAAAACATGCAGTATTCCACACGCAAAAGGCAGGCCGGAAACGTGTTCTGGTGTCAACTGAAGAGAATGTTATTGCATCTCTTGATCTCCGTCGAGGCGAGATTT TTTGGAGGCATGTTTTGGGACCCAATGATGTTGTTGACAAAATTGATATCGCCCTTGGGAAAT ATGTTATTACACTATCATCAGAGGGGAGCATATTAAGAGCTTGGAACCTTCCTGACGGTCAGATGGTGTGGGAGTCTTTTCTGTCTGGGTCAAAGTATTCCAAGGCATTATTAACCGTTCCT TCGAATTTGAAGGTGGATCTGGACAGTCCAATTTTCGTTTACAGTGGTGGATGTCTTCATGCCATTTCCAGCATTGATGGGGAGTATCTTTGGAAGAAGGACTTCGCAATCGAAAG TAGCGTTGATGTTCATCAGTTGATTCTTTCTGGCGGGAGTGATGTAGTTCATGCTGTAGGAGTTACGGATTCATCTCAGTTCGATACCTACGAGATCGATGTTAAGAATGGAGGCTTATTGAAACATACAAGTGCATCGTTTCCCGGTGGCGTTTACGGGGAAATCTTGCCAGTTTCGGGTGACAGATTTGTGGTACTTGATGCTTCAAGGTCAGTTGTGCTCTTAATAACTGTAAACAACGGAGCGACCCACCTTCAACAAACCCATGTTTCAGATCTCATTCATGGGTCTTCTGAAAACACCGTTATTTTACCTTCAAAGCTTTCAGGAATATTTTCTCTAAGAACAGATAGTTGCATAGTTTTTGTTAAAGTGACGGATGAAGGGAAATTAAACGTAATGGAGAAAGTTGATAAAACGGTGGTTGTTAGTGACGCATTGGCCCTTTCAGAAGGTGAACAAGCGTTTGCACTTGTTCAACAGGGAGATAGTAAGATTGAGCTGTCTGTAAGGCTTGTTCATGACATGAGTAGCAATCACCTCAAGGAAACTGTCAAGATGGATCACGAGAGAGGATTTGTGCACAAAATTTTCATCAATAACTACGTTAGAACAGATAGATCTCATGGTTTTAGAGCATTGATTGTAATGGAAGATCATTCATTACTATTGCTTCAACAAGGTGAGATTGTCTGGACTAGAGATGATGGACTTGCTTCTGTTATTGATGTCACAACATCAGAACTACCTGTCGAAAAAATTGGCGTATCGGTAGCAAAAGTTGAGCACAGCCTTTTTGAGTGGCTTAAG GGTCATATGCTGAAGCTAAAAGGAACTTTAATGCTTGCAACACCAGATGAAGTAGCAGCTATACAACAAATTAGGTTACAGAGTTCTCAAAAGAATAAGATGACCCGAGACCATAACGGTTTCCGTAAACTGCTTATACTGCTTACAAGAGCTGGCAAGCTTTACGCCTTACATACAGGAAACGGACGAGTTGTCTGGTCAACCCTACTTCAATCTCTACGCACCACATCACAACAACAGTGTGCTGGTCTCAAATTGCGTCAGTGGCAAGTCCCGCATCATCATGCACTGGATAACAACCCATCTGTTCTTGTTGTTGGCAGATGTGGACTTTCTTTGACCTCTCCTAGTGCACTGTCGATTGTTGATGCCTACACTGGAAAAGAGCTTCAAAATTTGGGTCCTGCAGAACATTCTACTGTGCAAGTTATTACGCTACCGTTCAGGGATTCCACTGAGCAGCAGCTTCATTTGCTGATAGATGCTGATAAACGCGCTCATTTATACCCAACAACTCCTGAAGCTGCTAGCATCTTTCAACGGGAGTCTGAAAACGTGTATTGGTACTCTGTTGAATCTGAAGCTGGTATCTTGAGGGGGTATGGGGTGAAAAAAACTCATTCTAGTGAGTACTCCTTTGAGGCTAGGAACTTATGGTCCATTGTGTTTCCAGCAGAATCAGAGAAAATAATCGCAACAGTGACGAGAAAACCAAATGAG GTGGTTCACACTCAAGCAAAGGTGATTGCAGATGAGGATGTGATGTATAAATACATATCGAAAAATATGGTGTTTGTTGCTACTGTTTCACCTAAAGCCAGTGGTCCTATTGGCTCAGCAACTCCAGACGAATCGGTGCTGGTGGTCTACCTTATCGATACTGTGACTGGCCGCATACTACACCGCATGACTCATTTAGGCTCACAGGGTCCCGTGCATGCA GTTCTTAGTGAAAACTGGGTAGTCTACCATTACTTCAACTTACGAGCACACAGATACGAGATGTCCGTTATTGAGATATATGACCAGTCCCGTGCG GAAAATAAAGATGTTTTGAAGCTTATTGTTGGAAAGCATAATCTGACTACACCCGTCTCATCTTATTCCCGGCCCGAGGTTACGACCAAATCACAATCTTACTTCTTCACACATTCGGTGAAAGCAATATCAGTATCTTCAACTGCCAAGGGCATAACTTCCAAACACCTTCTTATTGGCACAATTGGGGATCAG GTGTTAGCTCTTGACAAGAGGTTTGTTGATCCAAGAAGGTCCCTTAACCCTACACAAGCTGAGAAAGAGGAGGGTCTTTTACCTCTCACAGATgctttaccgattattccacag TCGTACGTGACGCATGCATTCAAAGTAGAAGGTCTAAGAGGCATAGAAACGATACCTGCAAAGCTGGAGTCAACAAGCCTTGTGTTTGCATACGGAGTTGATCTCTTTTATACTCGGATTGCGCCATCAAAAACATACGACTCACTTACAGAGGATTTCAACTACGCATTGCTTCTACTAACTATAGTTGCCCTTGTTATCGCCATTTTCGTAACCTGGGTTTTGTCTGAGAGGAAAGATCTGCAAGACAAATGGAGGTGA
- the LOC110872624 gene encoding ER membrane protein complex subunit 1 isoform X2, translated as MAMAIKLSLILLLCLSSLLAPSFSLFEDQVGLMDWHQRYIGKVKHAVFHTQKAGRKRVLVSTEENVIASLDLRRGEIFWRHVLGPNDVVDKIDIALGKYVITLSSEGSILRAWNLPDGQMVWESFLSGSKYSKALLTVPSNLKVDLDSPIFVYSGGCLHAISSIDGEYLWKKDFAIESVDVHQLILSGGSDVVHAVGVTDSSQFDTYEIDVKNGGLLKHTSASFPGGVYGEILPVSGDRFVVLDASRSVVLLITVNNGATHLQQTHVSDLIHGSSENTVILPSKLSGIFSLRTDSCIVFVKVTDEGKLNVMEKVDKTVVVSDALALSEGEQAFALVQQGDSKIELSVRLVHDMSSNHLKETVKMDHERGFVHKIFINNYVRTDRSHGFRALIVMEDHSLLLLQQGEIVWTRDDGLASVIDVTTSELPVEKIGVSVAKVEHSLFEWLKGHMLKLKGTLMLATPDEVAAIQQIRLQSSQKNKMTRDHNGFRKLLILLTRAGKLYALHTGNGRVVWSTLLQSLRTTSQQQCAGLKLRQWQVPHHHALDNNPSVLVVGRCGLSLTSPSALSIVDAYTGKELQNLGPAEHSTVQVITLPFRDSTEQQLHLLIDADKRAHLYPTTPEAASIFQRESENVYWYSVESEAGILRGYGVKKTHSSEYSFEARNLWSIVFPAESEKIIATVTRKPNEVVHTQAKVIADEDVMYKYISKNMVFVATVSPKASGPIGSATPDESVLVVYLIDTVTGRILHRMTHLGSQGPVHAVLSENWVVYHYFNLRAHRYEMSVIEIYDQSRAENKDVLKLIVGKHNLTTPVSSYSRPEVTTKSQSYFFTHSVKAISVSSTAKGITSKHLLIGTIGDQVLALDKRFVDPRRSLNPTQAEKEEGLLPLTDALPIIPQSYVTHAFKVEGLRGIETIPAKLESTSLVFAYGVDLFYTRIAPSKTYDSLTEDFNYALLLLTIVALVIAIFVTWVLSERKDLQDKWR; from the exons ATGGCTATGGCGATCAAGCTTTCTCTGATTCTTCTCCTCTGCCTATCCTCCTTATTAGCACCTTCCTTCTCTCTCTTCGAAGATCAAGTCGGACTCATGGACTG GCATCAACGCTACATAGGCAAAGTAAAACATGCAGTATTCCACACGCAAAAGGCAGGCCGGAAACGTGTTCTGGTGTCAACTGAAGAGAATGTTATTGCATCTCTTGATCTCCGTCGAGGCGAGATTT TTTGGAGGCATGTTTTGGGACCCAATGATGTTGTTGACAAAATTGATATCGCCCTTGGGAAAT ATGTTATTACACTATCATCAGAGGGGAGCATATTAAGAGCTTGGAACCTTCCTGACGGTCAGATGGTGTGGGAGTCTTTTCTGTCTGGGTCAAAGTATTCCAAGGCATTATTAACCGTTCCT TCGAATTTGAAGGTGGATCTGGACAGTCCAATTTTCGTTTACAGTGGTGGATGTCTTCATGCCATTTCCAGCATTGATGGGGAGTATCTTTGGAAGAAGGACTTCGCAATCGAAAG CGTTGATGTTCATCAGTTGATTCTTTCTGGCGGGAGTGATGTAGTTCATGCTGTAGGAGTTACGGATTCATCTCAGTTCGATACCTACGAGATCGATGTTAAGAATGGAGGCTTATTGAAACATACAAGTGCATCGTTTCCCGGTGGCGTTTACGGGGAAATCTTGCCAGTTTCGGGTGACAGATTTGTGGTACTTGATGCTTCAAGGTCAGTTGTGCTCTTAATAACTGTAAACAACGGAGCGACCCACCTTCAACAAACCCATGTTTCAGATCTCATTCATGGGTCTTCTGAAAACACCGTTATTTTACCTTCAAAGCTTTCAGGAATATTTTCTCTAAGAACAGATAGTTGCATAGTTTTTGTTAAAGTGACGGATGAAGGGAAATTAAACGTAATGGAGAAAGTTGATAAAACGGTGGTTGTTAGTGACGCATTGGCCCTTTCAGAAGGTGAACAAGCGTTTGCACTTGTTCAACAGGGAGATAGTAAGATTGAGCTGTCTGTAAGGCTTGTTCATGACATGAGTAGCAATCACCTCAAGGAAACTGTCAAGATGGATCACGAGAGAGGATTTGTGCACAAAATTTTCATCAATAACTACGTTAGAACAGATAGATCTCATGGTTTTAGAGCATTGATTGTAATGGAAGATCATTCATTACTATTGCTTCAACAAGGTGAGATTGTCTGGACTAGAGATGATGGACTTGCTTCTGTTATTGATGTCACAACATCAGAACTACCTGTCGAAAAAATTGGCGTATCGGTAGCAAAAGTTGAGCACAGCCTTTTTGAGTGGCTTAAG GGTCATATGCTGAAGCTAAAAGGAACTTTAATGCTTGCAACACCAGATGAAGTAGCAGCTATACAACAAATTAGGTTACAGAGTTCTCAAAAGAATAAGATGACCCGAGACCATAACGGTTTCCGTAAACTGCTTATACTGCTTACAAGAGCTGGCAAGCTTTACGCCTTACATACAGGAAACGGACGAGTTGTCTGGTCAACCCTACTTCAATCTCTACGCACCACATCACAACAACAGTGTGCTGGTCTCAAATTGCGTCAGTGGCAAGTCCCGCATCATCATGCACTGGATAACAACCCATCTGTTCTTGTTGTTGGCAGATGTGGACTTTCTTTGACCTCTCCTAGTGCACTGTCGATTGTTGATGCCTACACTGGAAAAGAGCTTCAAAATTTGGGTCCTGCAGAACATTCTACTGTGCAAGTTATTACGCTACCGTTCAGGGATTCCACTGAGCAGCAGCTTCATTTGCTGATAGATGCTGATAAACGCGCTCATTTATACCCAACAACTCCTGAAGCTGCTAGCATCTTTCAACGGGAGTCTGAAAACGTGTATTGGTACTCTGTTGAATCTGAAGCTGGTATCTTGAGGGGGTATGGGGTGAAAAAAACTCATTCTAGTGAGTACTCCTTTGAGGCTAGGAACTTATGGTCCATTGTGTTTCCAGCAGAATCAGAGAAAATAATCGCAACAGTGACGAGAAAACCAAATGAG GTGGTTCACACTCAAGCAAAGGTGATTGCAGATGAGGATGTGATGTATAAATACATATCGAAAAATATGGTGTTTGTTGCTACTGTTTCACCTAAAGCCAGTGGTCCTATTGGCTCAGCAACTCCAGACGAATCGGTGCTGGTGGTCTACCTTATCGATACTGTGACTGGCCGCATACTACACCGCATGACTCATTTAGGCTCACAGGGTCCCGTGCATGCA GTTCTTAGTGAAAACTGGGTAGTCTACCATTACTTCAACTTACGAGCACACAGATACGAGATGTCCGTTATTGAGATATATGACCAGTCCCGTGCG GAAAATAAAGATGTTTTGAAGCTTATTGTTGGAAAGCATAATCTGACTACACCCGTCTCATCTTATTCCCGGCCCGAGGTTACGACCAAATCACAATCTTACTTCTTCACACATTCGGTGAAAGCAATATCAGTATCTTCAACTGCCAAGGGCATAACTTCCAAACACCTTCTTATTGGCACAATTGGGGATCAG GTGTTAGCTCTTGACAAGAGGTTTGTTGATCCAAGAAGGTCCCTTAACCCTACACAAGCTGAGAAAGAGGAGGGTCTTTTACCTCTCACAGATgctttaccgattattccacag TCGTACGTGACGCATGCATTCAAAGTAGAAGGTCTAAGAGGCATAGAAACGATACCTGCAAAGCTGGAGTCAACAAGCCTTGTGTTTGCATACGGAGTTGATCTCTTTTATACTCGGATTGCGCCATCAAAAACATACGACTCACTTACAGAGGATTTCAACTACGCATTGCTTCTACTAACTATAGTTGCCCTTGTTATCGCCATTTTCGTAACCTGGGTTTTGTCTGAGAGGAAAGATCTGCAAGACAAATGGAGGTGA